One window of the Megalops cyprinoides isolate fMegCyp1 chromosome 2, fMegCyp1.pri, whole genome shotgun sequence genome contains the following:
- the LOC118773789 gene encoding LOW QUALITY PROTEIN: zinc finger protein 2-like (The sequence of the model RefSeq protein was modified relative to this genomic sequence to represent the inferred CDS: inserted 1 base in 1 codon) produces the protein MTVPVSSLPHPVVSNGNQGVRSPWKQDEFTPVMEEGLLRQKEQVMTQKEEMIDSLENPLKKPPDSSEPEICAEPSFESSVIPLSKGNTGQTAEVASQVFACSQCPFTHMEEVNLHQHIEKVHPEEYSRILGSGENGAENPLPPSSTPENPTPPKTLPTPTQSHTGTPGAHTCPQCGKTFKYLSYLTTHQRTHTGERPYHCSQCGKSFRSTSHLTIHQRTHTEQHPYHCSHCGKGCRSASKLTAHQRIHTGERPFHCSQCGKSFTCATHLTTHKRTHTQERRFSCSQCGKNFRSSSDLTKHQRIHTGERPYQCSQCGKRFKAATHLTAHQRTHTGERPYLCSECGMSFSHSGTLTLHQRTHTGERPYHCSQCGKGFRCASLLTAHQRTHTGERPHQCSQCGKTFSQSNNLTDHMRIHTGERPYHCSQCGKSFTRSTTLKKHQRTHTGERPYHCSQCGKNFTRSSVLKKHQRIHTGERPFHCSQCEKSFIHLSTLREHQRIHTGEHLSHCPQCGKSFRYQSDMMRHQRIHTGXESLQLLPVWEELQIPV, from the exons ATGACAGTTCCTGTATCATCACTTCCTCATCCTGTGGTCAGTAATGGGAACCAGGGAGTGagatctccatggaaacaggatGAGTTTACTCCAGTGATGGAAGAGGGACTACTGAGGCAGAAGGAACAAGTCATGACCCAGAAGGAGGAGATGATTGACAGCTTGGAGAACCCCCTGAAAAAGCCTCCAGATTCATCAGAGCCAGA GATCTGTGCTGAGCCCTCCTTTGAATCTTCTGTCATCCCCCTCAGTAAAGGAAACACAG GGCAGACAGCTGAGGTGGCGTCTCAGGTCTTTGCCTGCTCCCAGTGCCCATTCACTCACATGGAAGAAGTGAACCTTCACCAGCACATTGAGAAGGTTCACCCAGAGGAGTACAGCAGGATTCTGGGATCTGGAGAAAATGGAGCAGAGAACCCACTGCCTCCCAGTAGCACCCCTGAGAACCCTACACCCCCTAAGACACTCCCCACCCCGACACAGTCCCACACAGGCACCCCAGGGGCCCACACATGCCCCCAGTGTGGGAAGACTTTCAAATATTTGTCATATCTGACGACACACCAGCGAACCCATACAGGGGAGCGTCCAtatcactgctctcagtgtggaAAGAGCTTCAGATCCACATCACATCTGACAATACACCAGCGAacccacacagaacagcatCCATACCATTGCTCTCACTGTGGGAAGGGCTGTAGATCTGCATCAAAACTGACGGCACACCAGCGAATTCATACAGGAGAGCGCCCattccactgctcccagtgcGGGAAGAGCTTCACATGTGCAACACACCTGACAACGCATAAGAGAACTCATACACAGGAACGAAGATTCTCTTGCTCTCAGTGTGGGAAGAATTTCAGATCTTCATCTGACCTGACGAAACACCAGCGAATCCATACAGGGGAGCGTCCATACCAGTgttcccagtgtgggaagagatTCAAAGCTGCAACACACCTGACTGCACATCAGAGAACTCATACAGGGGAGCGACCATATCTCTGCTCCGAGTGTGGAATGAGTTTCAGTCACTCAGGTACTTTGACGCTACACCAGCGAACCCATACAGGAGAGCGCccataccactgctcccagtgtgggaagggTTTCAGATGTGCGTCGCTCCTCACAGCACACCAGCGAACTCATACAGGAGAGCGTCCCCATcagtgctcccagtgtgggaaaaCCTTCAGTCAGTCAAATAATCTAACAGATCACATGAGAATTCACACAGGGGAGCGCCCCTACCACTGCTCCCAATGTGGAAAGAGCTTCACTAGATCAACTACTTTGAAGAAACATCAGCGAACCCATACAGGAGAGCGGCCTTACCACTGTTCTCAGTGCGGGAAGAATTTCACTCGATCAAGTGTTCTTAAAAAACACCAGCGAATTCACACAGGGGAACGCCCATTCCACTGCTCCCAATGTGAGAAGAGCTTCATTCATTTGAGCACTTTGAGGGAGCACCAGCGAATTCATACAGGGGAGCATCTCTCCCACTGCCCTCAATGTGGGAAGAGTTTCAGATATCAATCAGACATGATGCGACACCAGCGAATTCATACAG GAGAATCCCTAcaactgctcccagtgtgggaagagcttcagaTACCAGTCTGA